One genomic segment of Dehalococcoidia bacterium includes these proteins:
- the glpX gene encoding class II fructose-bisphosphatase: MTTVKAPIERNLAMELVRVTEIAAMNAARWMGRGDKNAADDAAVRGMRAAVQSIDMDGIVVIGEGEKDEAPMLYFGEKVGNGNQPAVDIAVDPLEGTRLTSLGLPNALSVIALAERGAMFGIREIVYMNKIAVGPEAAGSIDILASPSQNLRWIAKAKRCLVSDLTVCILDRDRHAELIAECRRAGARIKLIPDGDVSGGISPAVGETGVDVLMGVGGATEAVLTAAAMRCLKGEIQCQLWPRNDDERQQAEAAGYVISKVYSTEDLVGTGDVFFAATGVTDGEMLKGVRYFGGGATTNSIVMRSHSGTVRWVTARHDFEQMRKVGEGSGIIGPGEL; the protein is encoded by the coding sequence ATGACTACCGTGAAGGCGCCGATCGAACGCAACCTGGCGATGGAGCTGGTACGAGTCACGGAGATCGCCGCGATGAACGCGGCGCGCTGGATGGGCCGCGGCGACAAGAACGCCGCGGACGACGCGGCCGTGCGCGGCATGCGCGCCGCCGTGCAATCGATCGACATGGACGGCATCGTCGTGATCGGAGAGGGCGAGAAGGACGAGGCGCCGATGCTGTACTTCGGCGAGAAGGTGGGCAACGGCAATCAGCCCGCCGTCGACATCGCCGTCGATCCGCTGGAAGGCACGCGCCTGACCTCGCTGGGCCTGCCGAACGCGCTTTCGGTAATCGCGTTGGCCGAACGCGGGGCGATGTTCGGCATCCGCGAGATCGTCTACATGAACAAGATCGCGGTTGGGCCGGAGGCGGCCGGTTCGATCGACATCCTCGCCTCGCCCAGCCAGAATCTGCGCTGGATCGCCAAGGCGAAGCGCTGCCTCGTCTCCGATCTCACGGTGTGTATCCTCGACCGCGACCGCCACGCAGAACTGATTGCCGAGTGCCGCCGGGCCGGGGCGCGCATCAAGCTGATCCCGGATGGCGATGTCTCCGGCGGCATCTCACCGGCCGTGGGCGAGACCGGCGTGGACGTGCTGATGGGGGTGGGCGGCGCCACGGAGGCGGTGCTGACGGCGGCGGCGATGCGCTGCCTCAAGGGCGAGATCCAGTGCCAGCTCTGGCCGCGCAACGACGACGAGCGACAGCAGGCCGAGGCCGCCGGCTACGTCATCTCGAAGGTCTATTCGACCGAGGACCTGGTCGGCACGGGCGACGTCTTTTTCGCCGCGACCGGCGTGACCGACGGGGAGATGTTGAAGGGCGTGCGCTACTTCGGCGGCGGCGCCACGACCAACTCGATCGTGATGCGCTCACATTCCGGCACCGTGCGCTGGGTCACCGCGCGGCACGACTTTGAGCAGATGCGCAAGGTCGGCGAGGGCAGCGGCATCATCGGCCCCGGCGAGCTGTGA
- a CDS encoding TetR/AcrR family transcriptional regulator, translated as MTSTAAASAPTTRTRPPGVKERILGAAAEEFQQFGYHGSSLRRISERSHATKPMVYYHFQGKDGLFAAVVGEQLGRLEERLNERIAEQGDAVGRLGTFARLYLTCFLKDFPGLAVGLRELPTLPAPVFTEIAAAHGRMVVAILKRILRDGERSGELRSLDVDNCARAIIGIMHYYIRGSGLDNTAAIVAGTDQIVSYYAAGLLAR; from the coding sequence GTGACGAGCACGGCGGCAGCAAGCGCACCGACGACCAGAACCAGGCCGCCGGGCGTCAAGGAGCGCATCCTCGGAGCGGCGGCAGAGGAGTTTCAACAGTTCGGCTATCACGGCAGCTCCCTGCGGCGGATCAGCGAGCGCTCGCACGCGACGAAGCCGATGGTTTACTACCACTTCCAGGGCAAGGACGGCCTCTTCGCCGCCGTGGTGGGGGAGCAGCTCGGCCGCCTGGAGGAGCGCTTGAACGAGCGGATTGCGGAGCAGGGCGACGCCGTCGGCCGCCTCGGCACCTTTGCCCGTCTTTATCTCACCTGCTTTCTCAAGGATTTCCCGGGCCTCGCCGTCGGCCTGCGCGAGCTGCCCACGTTGCCCGCACCGGTCTTCACCGAGATCGCCGCGGCGCACGGCCGCATGGTCGTCGCTATCCTCAAGCGCATCCTGCGCGACGGCGAGCGCAGCGGCGAGTTGCGATCGCTCGATGTGGACAACTGCGCCCGGGCGATCATCGGCATCATGCACTACTACATTCGCGGCTCAGGACTCGACAACACCGCCGCGATCGTCGCCGGCACCGACCAGATCGTGAGCTACTACGCCGCCGGCCTACTGGCGCGCTAA
- a CDS encoding DEAD/DEAH box helicase, translating into MQFQEPTPIQAQAIPPMLAGRDLVGKAQTGTGKTLAFALPIAERIDPASRSTQAIVLTPTRELATQVAEETVRACAGRDLCVVPIVGGRRIKDDLTRLAAGAQIVVGTPGRVIDHLRRGTLKLDAVRIVILDEADEMLDIGFADAIETILRRTPRTRQTALFSATMPPFIRKMVQRYLGNPVRVSIDPEEVTVATIDQVYYEVSERDKLPGLLELLDGPQTQRVLCFRRTQIGVDRLAADLHRRGIPACGIHGGMNQGERDRVMRAFKAGEIRVLIATNVAARGLDIQDVTHVVNYDLPQTTEEYVHRIGRTGRAGNAGTAVTFISEWDLEGLEVLKRYLNGDLRRGLLRLYGGPGRASA; encoded by the coding sequence ATGCAGTTCCAGGAGCCCACCCCAATCCAGGCCCAGGCGATTCCGCCGATGCTCGCCGGGCGTGACCTCGTCGGCAAGGCCCAGACCGGCACCGGCAAAACGCTCGCCTTCGCCCTCCCCATCGCCGAGCGCATCGATCCCGCGTCGCGCAGCACGCAAGCCATCGTGCTCACGCCGACGCGCGAGCTGGCGACGCAGGTCGCGGAAGAGACCGTGCGTGCCTGCGCGGGCCGTGATCTGTGCGTCGTGCCGATCGTCGGCGGGCGCCGCATCAAAGACGATCTGACGCGGCTGGCCGCCGGCGCCCAGATCGTGGTCGGCACGCCCGGCCGCGTGATCGATCACCTGCGCCGCGGCACGCTGAAGCTCGACGCCGTGCGCATCGTCATCCTCGACGAGGCGGACGAGATGCTGGACATCGGCTTCGCGGATGCGATCGAGACAATTCTGCGTCGCACGCCGCGCACACGGCAAACCGCCCTCTTTTCGGCCACGATGCCGCCCTTCATCCGCAAGATGGTGCAGCGCTATCTCGGCAACCCAGTGCGGGTGAGCATCGACCCCGAAGAGGTCACCGTCGCCACAATCGACCAGGTCTACTACGAGGTTTCGGAGCGCGACAAGCTGCCCGGTCTGCTGGAACTGCTCGACGGGCCGCAGACGCAGCGCGTGCTCTGCTTCCGCCGCACGCAGATCGGCGTGGACCGTCTGGCGGCGGACCTGCACCGGCGCGGTATCCCTGCCTGCGGCATTCACGGCGGCATGAACCAGGGCGAACGCGACCGCGTGATGCGGGCGTTTAAGGCCGGCGAGATCCGCGTGCTGATCGCGACCAACGTCGCGGCCCGCGGTCTCGACATCCAGGACGTGACACACGTCGTCAACTACGACCTGCCGCAAACCACCGAAGAGTACGTGCACCGCATCGGGCGCACGGGCCGCGCCGGCAACGCCGGCACGGCGGTCACGTTTATCAGCGAGTGGGATCTCGAAGGCCTTGAGGTCCTGAAGCGCTACCTTAACGGCGATCTGCGCCGCGGCCTGCTGCGCCTCTACGGCGGCCCAGGCCGCGCCAGCGCGTAG
- a CDS encoding adenine phosphoribosyltransferase translates to MDLKQYIRDIPDFPQPGVLFRDITPLLRDPAAFKEVLDRFTERYRSEPVEAVVGIESRGFLFGAPLADRLSVPFVPVRKPGKLPAPRMSIEYTLEYGSSQLDIARDALAAGQRAVIVDDVLATGGTANAAAKLVELIGGQVHALQFLIELSFLAGRSKLDGYRVEALLEY, encoded by the coding sequence GTGGACCTGAAGCAGTACATCCGCGACATCCCAGACTTCCCCCAGCCGGGCGTGCTCTTCCGCGACATCACGCCGCTGCTGCGCGATCCGGCGGCCTTCAAAGAAGTACTCGATCGGTTCACCGAGCGATACCGCAGCGAGCCGGTTGAGGCGGTGGTGGGCATTGAGTCGCGCGGCTTCCTCTTCGGGGCGCCGCTGGCGGACCGGCTGAGCGTGCCCTTCGTGCCGGTACGCAAGCCGGGAAAGCTGCCGGCGCCGCGCATGAGCATCGAGTACACGCTGGAGTACGGCAGCAGCCAGTTGGACATCGCCCGCGATGCGCTGGCGGCGGGTCAGCGCGCGGTGATCGTGGACGACGTGCTGGCCACGGGCGGCACGGCCAACGCGGCCGCCAAACTGGTGGAGCTGATCGGCGGCCAGGTGCACGCCCTGCAGTTTCTGATCGAGCTCAGCTTTTTGGCCGGGCGCAGCAAGCTCGACGGCTACCGGGTCGAGGCGCTGCTGGAGTACTAG
- a CDS encoding PLP-dependent aminotransferase family protein: MLDQKSRAEASSPAGGWQAASILDFITDAARSIGVGTTTDAGWAPPPQAGTMPIMMTGGIPDAASLPKQELLEALARVLDDVPSEALRYGGTQGFEVLREALAQRSATNDRVEQGPENFVLTNGSAGGIDLLSSAFINPGDIVLTESPTFSGTLRTFRGHQARLISVPMDNDGMNTDALAETLERQQRAGEPVKAIYTIPDFHNPMGVYMTLARRRRLVELSNQYRVIVIEDDAYADLGFDAEPIPSVYSVAGGQGVLRACTFSKTVATGLRVGWLQGRSDFIEACVRMRFDMGASPLLHRALAEFVVSGGWARHIKKLHAIYAEKCDALATTLLEECEPYARFVRPKGGFFIWLECRDGIDSAKVAQLASEEGVLVVPGRNFFLDQKDSSHLRLALSTETPGDLREGARRLARAFARAAG; the protein is encoded by the coding sequence ATGCTCGATCAGAAATCCCGCGCTGAAGCCTCGTCCCCGGCCGGTGGCTGGCAGGCGGCGTCGATTCTCGACTTCATCACCGACGCGGCACGGTCGATCGGCGTGGGCACCACCACGGACGCGGGCTGGGCGCCACCGCCGCAGGCGGGCACGATGCCGATCATGATGACCGGCGGCATTCCTGATGCGGCGAGCCTGCCGAAGCAGGAGCTGCTGGAGGCGTTGGCGAGGGTGCTGGACGATGTGCCCTCGGAGGCGCTGCGCTACGGCGGTACGCAGGGCTTCGAGGTTTTGCGCGAGGCGCTGGCGCAACGTTCCGCGACAAACGACCGGGTCGAGCAAGGGCCAGAGAACTTCGTGCTCACCAATGGCAGCGCCGGCGGCATCGACCTGCTCAGTTCGGCCTTCATCAATCCGGGCGACATCGTACTGACCGAATCGCCGACCTTCTCCGGCACGCTGCGCACCTTCCGCGGCCACCAGGCGCGCCTGATCTCGGTGCCCATGGACAACGACGGTATGAACACGGACGCGCTGGCCGAGACCCTGGAACGGCAGCAGCGCGCGGGCGAGCCGGTCAAGGCGATCTACACGATCCCCGACTTCCACAATCCCATGGGCGTCTACATGACGCTGGCGCGCCGCCGCCGGCTGGTCGAGCTGTCGAATCAGTACCGCGTGATCGTGATCGAGGACGATGCCTACGCGGACCTCGGCTTTGATGCAGAGCCGATTCCCAGCGTCTACAGCGTCGCCGGCGGGCAGGGTGTGCTGCGCGCCTGCACCTTCAGCAAGACGGTGGCCACGGGGTTGCGCGTCGGTTGGCTGCAGGGCCGCAGCGATTTCATCGAAGCCTGCGTGCGCATGCGCTTCGACATGGGCGCCAGCCCGCTGCTGCACCGGGCGCTGGCGGAGTTCGTGGTCTCCGGCGGCTGGGCGCGGCACATCAAGAAGCTGCACGCCATCTACGCGGAGAAGTGCGACGCGCTGGCCACAACGTTGCTGGAAGAGTGCGAACCGTACGCGCGCTTTGTGCGGCCGAAGGGCGGCTTCTTCATCTGGCTCGAATGCCGCGACGGCATCGATTCGGCCAAGGTCGCGCAGCTCGCGTCCGAAGAGGGCGTGCTCGTCGTGCCCGGCCGCAACTTCTTCCTGGACCAAAAGGACAGCTCGCACCTGCGCCTAGCGCTCAGTACTGAGACGCCGGGCGATTTGCGCGAGGGCGCACGTCGCCTGGCGCGTGCTTTCGCCCGCGCCGCCGGGTAA
- a CDS encoding aldolase/citrate lyase family protein, translating into MRENPVLRAWREGKPTVGAWLSLPNTFTAELMSHQGFDWLTIDMQHGLIDYGDAVHMLQAISTTEVTPFVRVPWNDPATIMKVLDAGAYGVVIPLVNTREEAERAVGAVRYPPRGFRSSGPIRAAIYGGSGYQEGAHQNIACILMIETADGIANLDAILSVDGVDGIYIGPSDLSYALGMPPRMDNEDPTHQETVGKILAACRRHHVAAGIHTGGVAFSAKWLKMGFQMVTLTSDANCLVRAAQQQLRDLRDETGLATAVGDRATVY; encoded by the coding sequence ATGCGTGAAAACCCGGTGCTGCGGGCCTGGCGGGAGGGCAAACCGACGGTCGGCGCCTGGCTGTCGTTGCCGAACACGTTCACGGCCGAGCTGATGTCGCACCAGGGCTTCGACTGGCTGACGATCGACATGCAGCACGGCCTGATCGACTACGGCGACGCCGTGCACATGCTGCAGGCGATCAGCACGACCGAAGTCACGCCCTTCGTGCGCGTGCCCTGGAACGACCCGGCGACGATCATGAAGGTACTCGATGCGGGCGCCTACGGCGTGGTGATCCCGCTTGTCAACACCCGCGAGGAGGCCGAGCGCGCCGTGGGCGCCGTGCGCTATCCGCCGCGCGGCTTCCGCAGCTCCGGCCCGATCCGCGCGGCGATCTACGGCGGCTCAGGCTACCAGGAGGGCGCTCACCAGAACATCGCCTGCATCCTGATGATCGAGACGGCCGACGGCATCGCCAACCTGGATGCGATCCTGAGCGTGGACGGGGTGGACGGCATCTACATCGGCCCTTCGGACCTGAGCTATGCGCTGGGCATGCCGCCGCGCATGGACAACGAAGACCCAACGCACCAGGAGACCGTGGGCAAGATCCTGGCGGCCTGCCGCCGGCATCACGTGGCGGCGGGCATCCACACGGGTGGCGTCGCCTTCAGCGCCAAGTGGCTGAAGATGGGCTTCCAGATGGTGACGCTGACCTCGGACGCCAACTGCCTGGTGCGGGCGGCGCAGCAGCAACTGCGGGATCTGCGCGACGAAACCGGCCTCGCCACGGCCGTGGGCGACCGGGCGACGGTGTATTAG
- a CDS encoding DUF2723 domain-containing protein gives MAPSVNWRFPPHGDSGDLAAAVATWGIPHPTGYPLYVLVGGVFAHLVPVGQIAYRLGLFSGLCAAGASVLVFLTVLRLAGALPRSSAAMRYGAALTAALALATSRTLWSQSVQAETYAQVALFAGLIAWIVAGPRDARRQVWGAALTGGFALAHHTTLGFSLIGAALALGLSYRNRLLQPKLMAGAVVLLLAPLSLYLLLPLRAAQHPASNWGDPTTFDRFIDVVTGAPYHHYLDHSLTVFVQGLPVAIRLLFTQFAWWILPFAVGGAAVLWDHDRPFAVHGLTVIALSTIFYTEYKADGRENYLIQADVLIAVFAGVGMLAVLTWAWNTARARWRRWLPAAAVVVAIVTVAPWAIVGLHDFNLRGDWKAWNFATTTLNAAPPHGTVTSDQDGHTFALWYAQRAGHVRPDVTVIDPRFKDPAHQR, from the coding sequence ATGGCGCCCTCGGTCAACTGGCGCTTCCCGCCGCACGGCGACAGCGGCGACCTGGCGGCCGCCGTGGCCACCTGGGGCATTCCACATCCGACCGGCTACCCGCTCTACGTGCTCGTCGGCGGCGTGTTCGCGCACCTCGTGCCCGTCGGGCAGATCGCCTACCGGCTTGGTCTCTTCTCCGGCTTGTGCGCGGCAGGCGCGTCGGTGCTTGTCTTTTTGACCGTGCTGCGCCTTGCGGGGGCGTTGCCGCGCAGCAGCGCCGCCATGCGCTATGGCGCGGCGCTCACAGCGGCGCTGGCCCTTGCCACCTCCCGCACGCTCTGGTCGCAGTCCGTGCAGGCGGAGACCTATGCCCAGGTCGCGCTGTTCGCCGGCCTGATCGCCTGGATCGTCGCCGGGCCGCGCGATGCGCGGCGGCAGGTTTGGGGCGCGGCGCTGACCGGCGGCTTCGCGCTGGCGCATCACACCACGCTCGGATTCTCCCTGATCGGGGCGGCCCTCGCACTCGGCCTGAGCTACCGCAACCGCCTGCTGCAGCCGAAGCTGATGGCCGGGGCCGTGGTGTTGCTGCTGGCGCCGCTCAGCCTGTATCTGCTGCTGCCGCTGCGCGCGGCGCAGCATCCCGCCTCCAACTGGGGCGACCCGACGACTTTTGACCGCTTCATCGACGTGGTCACCGGCGCGCCGTATCACCACTACCTCGACCACAGCCTCACCGTCTTCGTGCAAGGGCTGCCAGTCGCGATCCGCTTGCTTTTCACGCAGTTCGCCTGGTGGATCCTGCCGTTCGCGGTGGGCGGCGCGGCCGTGCTGTGGGATCACGATCGGCCGTTCGCCGTGCATGGTCTTACCGTCATTGCGCTTTCCACAATCTTCTACACCGAATATAAGGCGGACGGCCGCGAGAATTACCTGATCCAGGCGGACGTGCTGATCGCCGTCTTTGCCGGCGTGGGCATGCTTGCAGTGCTCACCTGGGCCTGGAATACGGCGCGGGCGCGCTGGCGGCGCTGGCTGCCGGCCGCCGCCGTGGTTGTGGCGATCGTCACGGTTGCTCCCTGGGCGATCGTCGGCCTGCACGACTTCAACCTGCGCGGCGACTGGAAGGCGTGGAACTTCGCGACGACCACGCTCAATGCCGCGCCGCCGCATGGAACGGTGACCTCCGACCAGGACGGGCACACCTTCGCCCTCTGGTACGCCCAGCGCGCCGGTCATGTTCGGCCGGACGTGACCGTGATCGATCCGCGCTTCAAAGATCCGGCTCACCAGCGCTGA
- a CDS encoding fructose-bisphosphate aldolase, with the protein MTTQTKPSASKQARALVQRPRLEEMGLDTGKLVRLKRIYGRGKGNGTLLFLPIDQGLEHGPRDFFPNPASLDPDYEWRLAVEGNYSGIALQYGLASKYIRDHAGKVPVVLKLNGKTDIPPDKAPLSPLHTTVEEAVRLGADAVGYTLYVGSTLQSEDFKQFGEVRRECERYGMPVIVWSYPRGEAMDAKGGRESPYAVEYAARVACELGADIVKVNMPTDPGEKAQASPKPYSTMSYDMVEGFERVVRAAGRTPVLLSGGEKVSDEELFSKAESALQAGATGFIFGRNVWQRPYAEANQVIKHLWELLGKY; encoded by the coding sequence GTGACGACGCAAACGAAGCCCAGCGCATCCAAGCAGGCGCGGGCGCTGGTGCAGCGCCCCCGGCTGGAAGAGATGGGGCTGGACACCGGCAAGCTGGTGCGGCTGAAGCGGATCTACGGCCGCGGCAAGGGCAACGGCACCCTCCTTTTCCTGCCGATCGACCAGGGGCTGGAACACGGCCCGCGCGACTTCTTCCCCAACCCGGCAAGCCTGGATCCGGACTACGAGTGGCGGCTGGCGGTCGAGGGCAACTACTCGGGCATCGCCCTGCAGTACGGCCTCGCCTCCAAGTACATCCGCGACCATGCCGGCAAGGTGCCGGTGGTGCTGAAGCTCAACGGCAAGACTGACATTCCCCCGGACAAAGCGCCGCTCTCGCCGCTGCATACGACGGTAGAAGAGGCCGTGCGGCTGGGCGCGGACGCGGTCGGCTACACGCTCTACGTCGGCTCGACGCTGCAGTCCGAGGATTTTAAGCAGTTCGGCGAAGTCCGCCGCGAGTGCGAGCGCTACGGCATGCCCGTGATCGTCTGGTCGTATCCGCGCGGCGAGGCAATGGACGCCAAGGGCGGCCGCGAGAGCCCCTACGCCGTCGAGTACGCGGCGCGCGTGGCCTGCGAGCTGGGCGCCGACATCGTCAAGGTGAACATGCCGACCGATCCAGGCGAGAAGGCGCAGGCCAGCCCCAAGCCCTACAGCACGATGTCCTACGACATGGTGGAGGGCTTCGAGCGGGTCGTCCGCGCTGCCGGCCGCACGCCGGTGCTGCTCTCCGGCGGCGAGAAGGTCTCGGACGAGGAGCTGTTCAGCAAGGCGGAGTCGGCGCTGCAGGCCGGCGCCACGGGCTTCATTTTCGGCCGCAACGTTTGGCAGCGCCCCTACGCCGAGGCGAACCAGGTGATCAAACACCTGTGGGAGCTGCTCGGCAAGTACTGA
- a CDS encoding aminotransferase class I/II-fold pyridoxal phosphate-dependent enzyme, with translation MVAARTSVFTESVIREMSRLAALHGAVNLAQGYPDFPAPRAIKDAAIAAIEADHNQYAITWGAKPLRDAIAKKALAFNGITAEPERDITVTCGATEAMMATMLALIEPGDEVIVFEPFYENYNPDAALAGAKLVFVPLRPPEYRFESAELRAAFGPRTKAIVVNTPHNPTGRVLSRAELETIAGLCREFNVLAITDEIYEHIIYDGRQHISLATLPEMAERTITISGFSKTFSVTGWRLGYVIARPPWSDAIRKCHDFLTVGAPAPLQEAGAVALGFPPSFYDELRASYTRRRAMLLEALQTAGFSCAAPEGAYYIMADIRPLTDLDDVQFTRFLIREIGVAPVPGSSFCKDEALGRSTIRFTFSKGEDTLAEAARRLPALSTGGRQAQLSAIVTEGEA, from the coding sequence ATGGTCGCGGCGCGTACCAGTGTCTTCACCGAATCCGTCATCCGCGAGATGTCGCGGCTGGCGGCGCTGCACGGCGCCGTCAACCTGGCGCAGGGTTACCCCGACTTTCCCGCCCCGCGCGCGATCAAGGACGCCGCCATCGCGGCGATCGAGGCCGACCACAACCAGTACGCCATCACCTGGGGAGCGAAGCCGCTGCGCGACGCGATCGCGAAGAAGGCGCTCGCCTTCAACGGCATCACGGCCGAGCCGGAGCGCGACATCACCGTCACCTGCGGAGCGACCGAGGCGATGATGGCGACGATGCTCGCCTTGATCGAGCCGGGCGACGAGGTGATCGTCTTCGAGCCGTTCTACGAGAACTACAACCCCGACGCCGCGTTGGCCGGCGCGAAGCTCGTGTTTGTGCCGCTGCGGCCGCCGGAATACCGCTTCGAATCAGCAGAGCTACGGGCGGCGTTCGGACCGCGCACGAAGGCGATCGTCGTCAACACGCCGCACAATCCGACCGGGCGTGTGCTCAGCCGCGCGGAGTTGGAGACGATCGCGGGCCTCTGCCGCGAGTTCAATGTGCTGGCGATCACCGACGAGATCTACGAGCACATCATCTATGACGGCCGTCAGCACATCAGCCTGGCGACGCTGCCGGAGATGGCCGAGCGCACGATCACGATCAGCGGCTTCTCGAAGACCTTCAGCGTCACGGGCTGGCGGCTCGGCTACGTGATCGCCCGCCCGCCCTGGAGCGACGCGATTCGCAAGTGCCACGATTTTCTTACCGTGGGCGCGCCCGCGCCGCTGCAGGAGGCGGGAGCGGTGGCGCTGGGCTTTCCGCCCAGCTTCTACGACGAGTTGCGCGCCAGCTACACACGCCGGCGCGCCATGCTGCTGGAAGCGCTGCAAACCGCGGGCTTCTCCTGCGCCGCCCCTGAGGGCGCCTACTACATCATGGCCGACATTCGGCCGCTGACCGATCTCGACGACGTCCAGTTCACGCGCTTCTTGATTCGGGAGATCGGCGTGGCGCCGGTGCCTGGCAGCAGCTTCTGCAAGGACGAGGCGCTGGGTCGTTCCACGATCCGCTTCACCTTCAGCAAGGGCGAGGACACGCTGGCCGAGGCGGCACGGCGGCTGCCGGCGCTAAGCACGGGCGGCAGGCAGGCTCAGCTTTCAGCAATCGTAACGGAGGGCGAGGCATGA
- a CDS encoding prolyl oligopeptidase family serine peptidase: protein MTATPTAAGQSLVTATAADSVASVAPDGRTYVITNARFDALPGARALYGVIAGAAYEIEVPQNWNDELVLYAHGFTGDDPIVFVQMPPLRNYFIAHGFAWAASSYATSGYNPEQGLRDTLALRDAFIQQVGAPQRTYIDGTSMGGHVVVSAMEQRPELFAGGFSECGVVAGVEELDYLVSYSALAAYVTNTPLPITDRAAFLRTVRSRLLPALGPAARPTQAGQQFEALVESLTGGPRPWRHEGFLDRRAGNFEVTASEDPQHLSLAARAATNVGVQYTADSASGIDVARLNALIPRLPADPSVRNAAAHPDFAPRTGKLKAPLLTLHTTGDHFVPISLEQDYRRIVDTAGAGNLLVQRAVRRPDHCQFSSNELERGFGDLVNWVEHGVKPAGDDLSNPDLRNAGLNFTDPLLPGDPGGE from the coding sequence GTGACCGCGACGCCTACGGCCGCCGGCCAATCGCTCGTCACCGCGACAGCGGCAGACAGCGTCGCCTCGGTTGCGCCGGACGGCCGAACCTACGTCATCACCAACGCACGCTTCGACGCGCTGCCCGGCGCCCGGGCGCTCTACGGTGTGATCGCGGGCGCGGCCTACGAGATCGAAGTGCCCCAGAACTGGAACGACGAGCTAGTGCTCTACGCCCACGGCTTCACCGGCGACGATCCAATCGTCTTCGTGCAGATGCCGCCGCTGCGCAACTATTTCATTGCGCACGGCTTCGCCTGGGCCGCCAGCAGCTACGCCACCAGCGGCTACAATCCCGAGCAGGGGCTGCGCGACACGCTGGCGCTGCGCGACGCCTTCATCCAGCAGGTCGGCGCGCCGCAACGAACGTATATCGACGGCACGTCGATGGGCGGGCACGTCGTCGTCTCGGCCATGGAGCAAAGACCCGAGCTGTTCGCGGGCGGCTTCTCCGAGTGCGGCGTCGTCGCGGGCGTCGAGGAGCTGGACTATCTGGTGAGCTACAGCGCCCTCGCGGCCTACGTCACCAACACGCCGCTGCCGATCACGGATCGCGCGGCGTTTCTGAGGACCGTGCGCTCTCGGCTGCTGCCGGCGCTCGGTCCGGCGGCGCGGCCGACGCAGGCAGGGCAGCAGTTCGAGGCGCTGGTCGAGAGCCTCACCGGCGGCCCGCGCCCCTGGCGGCATGAGGGCTTCCTCGACCGCCGCGCCGGCAACTTCGAGGTCACGGCCAGCGAAGACCCGCAGCACCTCAGCCTCGCCGCGCGGGCCGCGACCAACGTCGGCGTCCAGTACACCGCCGATTCCGCATCCGGCATCGACGTCGCCCGGCTCAATGCGCTGATCCCGCGCCTGCCCGCCGATCCGAGTGTGCGCAACGCCGCCGCCCACCCGGACTTCGCCCCGCGCACCGGCAAGCTCAAGGCGCCGCTGCTGACGCTGCACACCACCGGCGACCACTTTGTGCCGATCAGCCTGGAGCAGGACTACCGCCGCATCGTCGATACGGCCGGCGCCGGCAACCTGCTCGTGCAGCGCGCGGTACGCCGCCCAGACCACTGCCAGTTCAGCAGCAACGAGCTGGAACGCGGCTTCGGCGACCTGGTGAACTGGGTGGAGCACGGCGTCAAGCCCGCGGGCGACGACCTGAGCAATCCCGATCTGCGCAACGCGGGCCTGAACTTCACCGATCCGCTGCTTCCCGGCGATCCGGGCGGGGAATGA